tccacacttattcatcagcttaggtactttttctaactccgttcgaggacgaacgtttgttttagaggtggagattgtgatgacctaaaatatcatctttaaatttaataattaattctgtgttctaagacctcaaaaagcactatttatcattcctcgacttgtgtgcgcagtccgtaaaattttttgaaaagtttttatgtgaaaaatggattaaaatatgaattagagctttaaaacacaactaagttgactttggtcaacattttgagcaaacggactcggatcagtattttgacagttccgataggtccgtatcgtgatttgggacttgggcatatttccgaaatttaattccgaggtccctagcccgagatatgaaattttgataaaaaattaaaagtctaagttcaaatagtgaccggatgtcgaattatatgcaaacgactcTCGAATAGAATTTTtctgattccaacagctccgtatggtgattttggacttaggagcatgatcgaaattttatttgaaagtccgtagtgaaattaggcttaaaatgactaaaataggaatttaaatttgtaagtttgaccgggaagttgactttttgatatcggggtcggaattcagttttaaaattttttacagctctgttatgtcatttatgacttgtgtgcaaaatttgaggtcaatcggacttgatttgataggtttcgacatcgaatgtaaaagttagaaattcttgagtttcattaagcttgaattggggtgtaatttgtgattttagcattgtttgacttgatttgaggtttcaaataagttcgtatgatgttttaggacttgttggtgtattaggttgaggtcccgagggcctcgggtgagtttcggatggttaacggatcaaaagtgggactatgctgctgtaatttttctgctggaaatacTATCAAAAtcaagctccctgacaaatcgagctccctgacaaatcgggctccctgacaatCGGGCTCTCCGATAAATCGGGCTCCCTgatagatctgtaagttataaaaaaacaggggacttcgtcccatttgtcatttttgacgaattggagcttgaggagagacgattttgatatattttcaaggaaaaatattggggtaagggtggcttgatacgcgtggctagtagggagaactactagaagtcatgcggtgtgataaggatggctaaaacgcgggatgctatttcggaaaaaatattttctttaaaataaattgtgaaggctcccgcggtgagataaggaaatgagatattttgaatttgtttatgatttgggacttcgaggcggtacctcgggagtgcccttgttgatattgatttatggccacagttgcatttgattattgttgtgattttcttaaaattgaaaagaattctgttttgtttccacgaggtatttatttgccattatttggtgtaattaaatgtgacatactacttgattcatttccattgtcattttatcttataatattgtttaaacattttaccatgccattatttattctccagtagggcctgacctgacctcgtcactactctaccgaggttagacttggcacttactgggtaccgctgtggtgtactcatactacgcttctgcacatctttttgtgcagatccaggtacatcttatcaaaccaggcatcagtaaactagttgtacgaggagatttcgaggtatatctgtcagcgtccgcagactccggagtccccttctatcttactatgttgtcttccttatttgctttacaCTCTGATGTagagagacatagagaataaatttttagaagcttgtgacttatttctaccgggttttgggagttgaaactGTTTGAATTGTAATTCATTTATTTCagaaatttattattattccgtattgataggcttaccttaATTTTAGAGattaggtatcatcacgacatattacggagggaatttgggtcgtgacagttatatCTGAAAGATGGATTTGAAATCAACGAATTGTTCATCTCATCTTTTATTTTCCAGTTTTTTAATGAATTATATTAGCAATCAACTCAAGTTCAGTTCACAAAAGCTGCGCCGAGACTGAGTAAAAAAGAATGCTTGGCTTAGCCATAAATTTAATTTTGCATCAAAGTTAGCTTGATTAATTACATGATTGAACATGGAGAGAAGACACAAAAAACGTGGTGATCATAATTCAACAGTCTGGACATAAGCAAAATGTTTAATAAGGTGGTGTTGTCACAATTTTattctctttttccttcactcTTCAGTTTTCCTGGTTTGCTTATTGGACGATGAAGGTCAAGGGGAAGAGGTCCAGGTTTTCGTGTTTTTCGGTTAAATCCTCTCAGACATACATATCCTGCAACACTTAACAAAAGTTAGTGAAATTGTTTTTAGGTTGTACTAAAAAACATAACATTGATTTACCTAGATTTTACAGCAAAATTACATCTCACAAACTACTATACACCTTTTCACCATGTCATATACCATATCAAAAGTACCACTAGTTCAGACCTTGTTCGTGTAAGAATGTTGACATTGTTTATTTATGAAAGAAATCACTTCATACCTCTCCAAAAGCAATTTTGTACTTCCTCTGTTGACATCCCTGATTTCACATAAGACATATTGTAAGAGAAGTTTCCAATTTATGGCATTTTCGACTATTTAACGGCTATTGTGTCTCTACCTCTAAATATTGCTCTGATGGAGGTGCCACAATATAGGGTCGTTCTCCGCAAATTCCATATCCATGCCCTCGGAACATCAATTGGCTGTTTAGTGGATTCTTCATCTGCAAAAACCTGCATAAATCACTTTGTTATTTCACAATGAAATTAAATGTGACATGCATGGAATGGTCGCATTAATGAGTATATTATTTACCACAATATGACTCTATATTATCATGAGATTAACAAGGAGAGAGGGCAAAGTTCACCTCATTTACTTGGAAGTATGTTCCGTTGAGTGGAAATCTTCCTCTGTTTGCTGTTCGACACGGAATCTGAAGATGGCCTTAGGAGTTAGTTTTTAATGGATAAATAAATGCCAAAAGTCTGCAAAGAAATTAGAAGGTTAAATTTTCCCAACCATGGGTATAGTAATAATTAAGTGCTAAGTTTATCTCACCAGAAGTGTCCCACGAACTGTCTCGATATTGTCTCCTGGTTCATTATTTAACACAGCGACCTTGTTTTGAGTTTCATCAGAATTACAGGATCCACACTTCTCAACTTTGTTTAGAGTTTCATCGGAATTACAGGATTCACACTTCTCTTTTGGAGGTTCTGCGGAAGCCGCATTTCCTGTACCAAGTAGATCACGTGCTATTAACAATAGGGTTCTTGAATTATAAGTGTGAGGTCATTGTGCTTTTCCAGCATAATTTTCTAGAAACTTAGTTCATTCAAGTAATTCCCAATATCATAACTTTTCAGGAAGCAATGACCTGGTATCCTTATTGCTAGTAGATACGGGCACGGGTCTTCAGGTTCTAGTTGCTCTAGCTGCATTTGCATGCTGAATTTAGTCAAAACTTAACCAAATCACAAGGCATGCTTACAATCATTCTTTTATGTTGGTAACTTAACTTACCCCTTCTAACAGTGGATGTGAATCTGGAAGTTCATAGCTGCAGCACAGAGAAAAAAAAAGTTTATGAGCATCTTAGTTAAACACTTCAGCATTGCATAGAATTCTGGGAAACCACATCCTCTTTATTACAGATTCAGCTTACAGTGTCGCATAGCTTTCCCAAGTAAGGTCAATCAAATGGCAAAAATAAATGAAAACTTATTACATACTTACACTTGGTGCTCCGTCCTTAACCGACTTATATTCCTCCATTTAGGCAAAGGGATAGATGCTGCTTCTTGAGTGGCAATGACCAAAGCCTTAGACATATCAGTGTCCTTTATCGAGAGATCAGTCTCATATATGTAGCGTAATAAATTTTCCACGAATGCCTTGCCATCAAATGTTATTCTAGGTATGTCACTGGCATATTGATCTTCAATTTCTGTTTCTCCAATACATTCAAGTGCTGGATAGGTAATAAGCTCATTCCGGTGATCTCCAATCAAATGTTCTGAACTTGAGGCTTCCCCCAATAAAGGAACAATTGCTGTTTGATTGAGAACAGAAATACCGTCGGCCACACTGTCTACAGGTGCTAAAGTAGTATCTGTATTTGCAAAGCTCCTTTCCCCTGGTCCCGGCAGGCATACTCTTGCACTGCAATCAATGTTCAAATTATGTTAAGTTTGTCTGAAAAATATTTAGAAGCATCAATGATAGGGAGATATAATGTATGGTTAATAATCAAGGCAATGCGGAAAGAGCAAACCTTGTAAAAGCACTTGCAAAGTGTTTACACTCTGCTTTCATCGGACATGCGTTACAATTTGGGCTTGATTTCGTACAGAATACCTGTAAGGCACCAAATTACAGTCCCAAAGTCCTAttcattaaagaaaaaaaaaacacaatTTAAGATTAATGACAGTTAACCTTTCCGAAGGTAATCATCTGATGATGAAATTCATACCTACAAGCAATCACAAAGGAATACAGAATGACTTTCACTAATATTTCTGCTGGAATAAATCAATCATTATATATTTGTAAGTCTAAAGATGAGCTTTTTGCAAGTCGATCCTTACAGTGTTAAATAATCAATTGTGCATAACCGTGGCCAGAGATACTTGTGAACATCTTTCACATTCGGGTACCTAAAGCATGACATATCAGGAACAAGGAGAAAAACTTACAATATGAAATTTTGACAGCTCCAATTGCTAAATCCAAATTTTTACATTTTTAAAAGATGCATCTCTTGTCCTCGTGGAAGTGGTTGAATAGGTACCCAACCCAGTCGCACGAGTACTCGTCCTACATTTGTGTCAACCTTATCAAATAATAAAGGGTGTTAACGATAAAAAGCTTTCAGACCCACATTAACAGGTGTTTCCACACGTTTATAATATAAACTTACGGGGAAGGCTTGCTGTTGGAGAGTGAGCAATCTTATGCATTCTACACTTTTCAGTCCCAAACCATAAATGCTCAGCAAGTATTCTCTGCAACAAACAAAGCTCTATCATCACTTCTTGAAGTACACTTTCAAAGCTCAGTTAACTTCTGGATTGCCCACAGGCCGGGCtaggattttgagtttatggGTTCTGGATTTCAGAAAAGGTTACTAGATTCTGGATAAATTATTTATACGTATTTAATGAAATTTTTAACCAAAAATACAGGCGCAGAGCCAAAGCTACTGGTTCTACCGAACCCGTACGCAGGCTTGTGACTCCGACCCTGGCATTGCCTATCTCACCAACTATCTAGGTTTTGTCGATTTCATATAAAAGAAGGTGCAGAAATTACTTTGCCTTTTCTAGTTGAACTTCACGTAGCCATTCTAGGTCCACTTTCCCTTGTTCCAGCATCAGGCGGTTGATAAAATTCTGTATGAATTGAGCATTTCAGTTTTCATGCCTTAAAAGAAGTGCATACTGACTATATACAACATTGTTTTACCTTAATTCTTAGTGCAAGTTTTTTGTCCATTCCCCTCAGCATGATAGCTCTCGATATCTCATCCACTGTTGCTGCACGAACCGCATGCCAATCTATCGCATCTAATGTGTTATCACTTCTCT
This sequence is a window from Nicotiana tomentosiformis chromosome 5, ASM39032v3, whole genome shotgun sequence. Protein-coding genes within it:
- the LOC104118813 gene encoding DNA glycosylase/AP lyase ROS1-like, with the protein product MKGIEDSQTSLSNLKKPKLQVPNSESGTIVKRSKNSQTHHKQQDALVPINETPSYTDKMILRTKVVLDEETIREWKLLMQQPEEEGCGSAESDKCKKTWETERELFRGRVASFVSRMHLIQGDRQFSQWKGSIVDSVAGVFLAQNVADNLSSSAFMSLAAEYPYNSTSAENVTTKAESALMSEKATENILSCQSHNAKAKIKLEKSSKGSAITLRQWINRRKVLNRWKRKKEDIGDQQAEPVLRRKNEDLTSVAIKWDNILKSSAFVNPKERSDNTLDAIDWHAVRAATVDEISRAIMLRGMDKKLALRIKNFINRLMLEQGKVDLEWLREVQLEKAKEYLLSIYGLGLKSVECIRLLTLQQQAFPVDTNVGRVLVRLGWVPIQPLPRGQEMHLLKMYPNVKDVHKYLWPRLCTIDYLTLYEFHHQMITFGKVFCTKSSPNCNACPMKAECKHFASAFTSARVCLPGPGERSFANTDTTLAPVDSVADGISVLNQTAIVPLLGEASSSEHLIGDHRNELITYPALECIGETEIEDQYASDIPRITFDGKAFVENLLRYIYETDLSIKDTDMSKALVIATQEAASIPLPKWRNISRLRTEHQVYELPDSHPLLEGLEQLEPEDPCPYLLAIRIPGNAASAEPPKEKCESCNSDETLNKVEKCGSCNSDETQNKVAVLNNEPGDNIETVRGTLLIPCRTANRGRFPLNGTYFQVNEVFADEESTKQPIDVPRAWIWNLRRTTLYCGTSIRAIFRGMSTEEVQNCFWRGYVCLRGFNRKTRKPGPLPLDLHRPISKPGKLKSEGKRE